A part of Paenibacillus sp. sptzw28 genomic DNA contains:
- a CDS encoding leucyl aminopeptidase — protein sequence MSVQFTYGADNGEFDTIVCFVSSEELKRDGASEAEWVHPQLDEALRDHFARKLFKAEPKETLALSTLGLLPASYVVYVGISHAGLSPDELRDAATAAAKAAKRLNAKAVKQILPRETCTGSQEYSISQAAQAMTEGYTLGLFARRTEKKDDERKQTTVQTVAFAPPGEFAGSEQAGGQWEAGIRRGVIFAESVVFARDLTNLPGNRLTPEMLAEEAETLARTYGLDCEVMDEWSAAEQGMGGLLGVGQGSVNPPRMIVLHYAGAADNEETWGLIGKGITFDTGGISLKKAEGMEEMISDMGGAAAVLGAMRIIGELKPAVNVVAVIPTAENMPSDRALKPGDILKTMSGLTVEVVNTDAEGRLVLADGLTTAIRRGATKLIDVATLTGAVGVALGNVATGAVTNDEMLLQQVILASKRAGERIWPLPSYPEYRKQLDSDAADLKNIGGRLGGAITGGLFIGAFSEERPWVHLDIAGTAWLERDRSWESKGGTGVMVRTLGELLV from the coding sequence ATGAGTGTTCAGTTTACATATGGTGCGGATAACGGAGAATTCGATACGATCGTTTGTTTTGTCAGCAGCGAGGAGCTTAAGCGGGATGGCGCTTCAGAGGCCGAATGGGTCCACCCTCAGCTGGACGAAGCGCTCCGGGATCATTTTGCAAGGAAGCTGTTCAAAGCCGAGCCCAAAGAGACCCTTGCCCTGTCCACGCTTGGGCTGCTTCCGGCATCCTATGTCGTATACGTTGGAATCTCCCACGCAGGCTTATCCCCGGATGAACTAAGAGATGCAGCGACTGCGGCCGCGAAAGCGGCAAAACGGCTCAATGCCAAGGCTGTGAAACAGATTTTGCCGAGAGAGACCTGCACCGGTTCTCAAGAATATTCAATCAGTCAAGCGGCTCAAGCGATGACCGAGGGATATACGCTCGGGTTATTTGCGCGCAGGACGGAGAAGAAGGACGATGAGAGAAAGCAAACAACGGTGCAGACGGTGGCCTTCGCGCCTCCAGGCGAATTCGCCGGATCCGAGCAAGCCGGCGGCCAATGGGAAGCGGGCATCAGGCGAGGCGTTATTTTTGCCGAATCGGTTGTATTCGCACGGGACTTGACGAATTTACCGGGAAACCGGCTTACACCGGAGATGCTTGCGGAGGAGGCGGAAACGCTTGCCCGGACTTATGGCCTCGACTGTGAAGTAATGGACGAATGGTCTGCCGCAGAGCAAGGGATGGGCGGCCTGCTCGGGGTCGGACAGGGAAGCGTCAACCCTCCTCGAATGATCGTTCTACATTATGCCGGCGCAGCGGACAATGAAGAAACCTGGGGACTCATTGGAAAAGGCATTACATTCGACACAGGAGGTATTTCGCTTAAGAAAGCGGAAGGAATGGAGGAGATGATATCCGACATGGGGGGAGCGGCGGCCGTACTGGGCGCTATGCGCATCATCGGCGAGCTCAAACCGGCAGTGAATGTCGTTGCCGTCATCCCGACCGCCGAGAATATGCCTTCAGACAGGGCGCTCAAGCCGGGCGATATTCTTAAGACCATGAGCGGTCTTACCGTTGAAGTGGTGAATACGGATGCAGAGGGGCGGCTTGTACTGGCAGACGGTCTTACGACCGCGATCCGCCGCGGGGCGACTAAGCTTATTGATGTGGCGACGCTTACCGGCGCAGTCGGCGTCGCCCTCGGCAATGTGGCAACGGGAGCGGTCACAAACGATGAAATGCTGCTTCAACAGGTTATTCTCGCTTCGAAGCGGGCAGGCGAACGGATATGGCCGCTCCCTTCATACCCGGAGTACCGCAAACAGCTCGACAGCGATGCGGCCGATCTTAAGAATATCGGCGGCCGTCTCGGCGGGGCGATTACGGGCGGGCTGTTTATCGGCGCTTTCTCCGAGGAGCGGCCGTGGGTCCACCTGGACATAGCCGGTACGGCGTGGCTTGAACGCGACAGGTCCTGGGAGTCGAAGGGCGGAACGGGCGTAATGGTACGTACGTTAGGAGAACTATTAGTTTAA
- a CDS encoding anti-sigma factor domain-containing protein: protein MNRGIVIEIGKRHAIVLTPDGQFRKVPARRNTAVGEEINFSQRELARPRGLYSIGIAAAAVMLLLFIPFLMKQYGTQKPVAAYLTMDINPSVELGVDDTDRVVELRALNKDGAAVISSVKFKGLPVDQVAGQIIEHVEAGPYLKSGEGDIVITSVLIKADSAPGYESQLTARVDAAVRKVLAKSDKRAGGSIVVTTLSAPKEVRDEANVKGLSAGKMTVYLLAKSQGRDVSIEQLKTESIHQTVQAWGGLDAIVSDSKINGTDKEKQDERQKEQLKQLLKEDKKAAAISPAKDDEKDNGKKDNDPNTDDKKNNGSTDKAKNNSGKASGGQGEKKGDGQIKKPDLLGNTDPKSKDDGQKPGRNKAEDAVPGQNQSDDKEAKGNGNSKNPRAGLNTPPQKMPDPGPGDAAKERDKQQGNPSNKEPSSGQNSGSIPDKESPGKQKGSSEQNNNNALSGQGIVKNDSNGRDIQLSPDNSSSGADENKDQKKGQTAAQKGKESE, encoded by the coding sequence ATGAATCGTGGAATCGTAATTGAGATTGGCAAACGCCATGCCATCGTACTGACCCCGGACGGCCAATTTCGCAAAGTGCCCGCAAGGCGCAATACGGCTGTCGGAGAAGAAATCAATTTCAGCCAGCGGGAATTGGCGCGTCCGCGCGGCCTGTACAGTATTGGCATTGCCGCCGCTGCAGTCATGCTTCTCCTCTTCATACCGTTTCTGATGAAGCAGTATGGCACGCAAAAGCCGGTCGCCGCATATCTGACAATGGATATTAATCCAAGCGTCGAACTTGGTGTGGACGATACCGACCGGGTGGTAGAGCTGCGAGCTTTGAATAAAGACGGTGCAGCTGTTATATCCAGCGTGAAATTCAAGGGATTGCCCGTAGACCAAGTGGCAGGTCAGATAATAGAGCATGTCGAGGCAGGTCCCTACTTGAAGAGCGGAGAAGGGGATATCGTAATTACCAGTGTTCTGATCAAGGCGGACAGTGCTCCCGGATACGAATCTCAATTGACGGCTCGAGTCGATGCCGCCGTTCGTAAAGTGCTGGCGAAATCAGACAAAAGAGCGGGCGGCAGCATAGTCGTAACCACGTTATCCGCGCCGAAAGAGGTACGGGACGAAGCGAATGTTAAGGGGCTCTCCGCCGGGAAAATGACTGTTTATCTGTTGGCCAAAAGCCAAGGCCGCGACGTGTCGATTGAGCAGCTTAAGACTGAGTCGATTCACCAAACTGTGCAGGCTTGGGGCGGGTTGGACGCCATTGTCAGCGATTCTAAAATCAACGGAACCGATAAAGAAAAGCAGGATGAGAGACAGAAGGAGCAGCTGAAGCAGCTTTTGAAAGAAGATAAGAAGGCAGCTGCGATTAGTCCGGCGAAGGATGATGAAAAGGACAACGGGAAAAAGGATAACGATCCAAATACGGACGATAAGAAAAATAACGGCAGTACGGATAAAGCAAAGAACAATAGCGGTAAAGCATCCGGCGGCCAAGGCGAGAAGAAAGGTGACGGTCAAATCAAGAAACCGGATTTGCTCGGGAATACCGATCCCAAGTCAAAGGATGATGGACAAAAGCCCGGAAGGAACAAGGCGGAAGACGCGGTCCCCGGGCAAAATCAATCTGATGATAAAGAAGCAAAAGGGAACGGAAACTCTAAGAATCCAAGGGCCGGACTTAACACGCCGCCCCAAAAGATGCCCGATCCTGGTCCGGGGGATGCGGCTAAAGAAAGGGATAAGCAGCAAGGGAATCCGAGTAACAAGGAGCCATCAAGCGGACAAAATTCCGGTTCCATCCCTGATAAAGAATCTCCCGGTAAGCAAAAAGGATCTTCAGAACAGAATAATAACAACGCGCTAAGCGGGCAGGGAATTGTCAAAAACGATTCCAATGGCCGCGATATTCAGCTTTCACCGGATAATAGCAGCTCTGGTGCTGACGAGAATAAAGATCAAAAAAAGGGTCAGACGGCTGCACAAAAAGGGAAAGAATCAGAATGA
- the sigI gene encoding RNA polymerase sigma factor SigI — MEWLLLVLFKRFFGKHESALPAPSEKRGTPEQVVELIRAGQASRDDFIAAYKPYIAKVTSRFCKRYIDPSQDDEFSIALSAFDEAIAQYASHAGKSFLGFAETVIRRRLIDYVRKEQRHSNTVPYSAFDMVDEEEQAVNPIETQEAIHRYQISQEADARRLEIADYNICLGRYGITFAELPELSPKHADSRQLLVSIGYTLASVTTMFETLESTQKLPIKELCEVAGVSRKTIERNRKYLIAVALLYNGDYPHLQQYLKPVLSLQTDEAEAEGVRA; from the coding sequence GTGGAATGGTTGCTACTCGTACTGTTCAAACGATTTTTCGGCAAGCATGAATCGGCCTTACCCGCACCGAGTGAGAAGCGCGGCACACCTGAGCAGGTGGTTGAACTTATCCGTGCAGGCCAAGCCTCGCGAGATGATTTCATCGCCGCATATAAGCCTTATATCGCGAAGGTAACGAGCCGATTTTGTAAACGGTATATCGATCCTTCTCAAGATGACGAGTTCAGCATTGCGCTCAGCGCGTTCGATGAAGCGATCGCACAATATGCAAGCCATGCAGGAAAATCGTTTCTCGGCTTTGCCGAAACGGTCATTCGGCGGAGGCTTATTGACTATGTGCGAAAAGAGCAGCGTCATTCGAATACTGTTCCATACAGCGCTTTCGATATGGTGGATGAAGAAGAGCAGGCGGTCAATCCGATTGAAACGCAGGAAGCAATTCATCGTTATCAAATATCTCAGGAAGCGGATGCAAGAAGGCTGGAAATCGCCGACTATAATATCTGCTTAGGCAGATATGGAATTACTTTCGCCGAACTGCCCGAATTGTCGCCCAAGCATGCAGATTCCCGGCAGCTGCTGGTCTCAATAGGCTACACCCTTGCATCTGTAACAACCATGTTCGAAACGTTGGAATCTACGCAAAAGCTGCCGATCAAAGAGCTTTGCGAAGTAGCGGGCGTCTCAAGGAAAACGATTGAACGAAACCGGAAATATTTAATAGCTGTAGCTTTATTATATAACGGGGATTATCCGCATTTGCAGCAATATTTGAAGCCTGTGCTTTCCTTGCAAACGGATGAAGCTGAAGCGGAAGGAGTGAGAGCATGA
- a CDS encoding peroxiredoxin: MAERLVGRPAPDFTMDTVTGNGQDFSKASLSDYKGKWLVLFFYPLDFTFVCPTEITALSEAAGQFNKLNTEILGVSVDSIYSHRAWINTPVNDNGLGQLNFPLAADITKSVARDYGVLIEEEGIALRGLYIIDPEGEVKYQVVNDNNVGRSVEETLRVLQALQSGGLCPINWKPGDKHLVAK; encoded by the coding sequence ATGGCAGAACGTTTAGTAGGTCGTCCGGCTCCCGATTTCACGATGGATACGGTAACGGGCAACGGTCAAGATTTCAGCAAGGCATCGCTTTCCGATTACAAAGGCAAATGGCTTGTACTTTTCTTCTACCCGCTTGATTTCACATTTGTATGCCCGACGGAAATTACTGCACTTAGTGAAGCAGCCGGCCAGTTCAACAAGCTGAACACCGAAATCCTGGGCGTCAGCGTAGACAGCATCTATAGCCACCGCGCATGGATCAATACGCCGGTGAACGACAACGGTCTTGGCCAATTAAACTTCCCGCTTGCCGCGGATATCACGAAAAGCGTCGCTCGCGATTACGGTGTTCTGATTGAAGAAGAAGGCATCGCGCTCCGCGGCCTGTACATCATTGACCCGGAAGGCGAAGTCAAATATCAAGTCGTGAACGACAATAATGTCGGCCGCAGCGTGGAAGAAACGCTTCGCGTACTGCAGGCTCTGCAGTCCGGCGGACTGTGCCCGATCAACTGGAAACCAGGCGACAAGCACCTGGTTGCTAAGTAA
- a CDS encoding MFS transporter: protein MSFWNHLVSVFRRKQLSSQRRGLHTSIMEGIPAAIISNLLGGPILTIYIVYLGGTPEDVGLALAIPPLANLVQLIAAFYMQRFNNRRLLLTVFGVAHRAVWIATGLIPFTVSDELQVPVFIGMLLMSFLFASTGGMFWTSIIADMVPAQVRGRYFGIRNTIHWAVASIALLIGGQILERFNAETGFAILYTISAVCMIWNALELWRYPNPPFERSMESSSAALFFKPLRDSAYMKATIFISLFILLQNIAVPLFSYVMLEILHISKWWITVITTVQMVVMMISYYYWGTMNSRFATRTLLLWTLPIIALSCLLWAGIEIMPVIAVLIAVHIALGFGSGGYNLLVFNFIIGDTPKADRPMYVAMFSALTGLTGFIGPLVGGSIYKRIEQSPLWLQSYGVSFVIGAALLILALTAGPLILRTERRGS, encoded by the coding sequence ATGTCATTCTGGAATCACCTCGTTTCGGTGTTCCGACGAAAACAACTGTCCTCTCAGCGAAGAGGACTGCATACATCCATTATGGAAGGCATACCGGCAGCCATTATTTCCAACTTGCTTGGCGGTCCCATATTGACGATATACATTGTTTATTTGGGAGGGACTCCCGAGGATGTCGGTCTGGCACTGGCGATTCCTCCGCTTGCTAATCTCGTTCAGCTGATTGCGGCTTTTTATATGCAGCGCTTCAACAACCGCCGTCTCCTTCTGACCGTATTCGGGGTTGCGCATCGGGCGGTTTGGATTGCTACCGGCCTTATCCCTTTCACTGTTTCCGATGAGCTGCAGGTCCCGGTATTTATCGGCATGCTGCTGATGTCGTTTCTTTTTGCCTCGACAGGCGGAATGTTCTGGACATCCATCATTGCCGATATGGTGCCGGCTCAGGTGCGCGGGCGTTATTTTGGAATCCGCAACACCATTCATTGGGCCGTTGCAAGTATTGCGCTTCTCATCGGAGGTCAAATTCTTGAACGTTTTAATGCGGAGACGGGTTTTGCAATTCTGTACACCATCAGCGCCGTTTGCATGATTTGGAATGCGCTGGAGCTGTGGCGCTATCCGAACCCCCCTTTTGAGCGTTCGATGGAATCAAGCTCGGCCGCGTTGTTCTTCAAGCCGCTAAGAGATTCGGCATATATGAAAGCGACGATTTTTATTTCCCTGTTTATTTTGCTGCAAAATATCGCGGTGCCGCTGTTTTCGTATGTTATGCTCGAAATTCTTCATATCAGCAAGTGGTGGATTACGGTCATTACTACCGTTCAAATGGTCGTCATGATGATAAGCTATTATTACTGGGGTACCATGAATTCGCGGTTTGCGACACGTACGCTGCTGCTGTGGACGCTGCCGATTATTGCCCTCTCCTGCTTGCTTTGGGCGGGGATCGAGATTATGCCGGTGATTGCAGTATTAATCGCGGTTCATATTGCGCTTGGGTTCGGCAGCGGCGGTTATAATCTGCTCGTCTTCAACTTTATTATCGGCGATACGCCGAAAGCCGATAGGCCGATGTATGTAGCGATGTTTTCCGCGTTGACAGGATTGACCGGGTTTATTGGGCCGCTCGTCGGCGGGTCCATTTATAAGCGAATCGAGCAAAGCCCTTTATGGCTGCAAAGCTATGGCGTTTCTTTCGTTATAGGAGCGGCGCTGCTCATATTGGCGCTGACTGCGGGACCGTTGATTTTACGGACGGAACGCCGCGGCAGTTAA
- a CDS encoding ATP-binding protein gives MQAIRKRYFPALAEYIRSGSEASLFEATEIGKLLHGIHPEDMIAIHEESMQMLVANVESEEALKLYSRSFIFLIELMVAFRFRLQPEQTPEQRFSEMRDMLLNSHRSFRMVKNKYENVLQHMDSGIAIFDGDGILSFINLQMAKLLDIPRKTLIGCSLREILAHTQLRRGTKRIVLRLYKEMFLRRSRYLEFQDANGRHLLVTVTYGDQLDGDYLFSVKDVSEYKQIEQSAYQNDKLAMLGKIAASIAHEIRNPLTSIRGFIQLLRPHLLQLGKEEYARIILAEIDRANDIIYEFLNSSKPSAPMKQKVPIASLLKEVILLCESEALMKGSQIQFESYDEELTISIDVKQIKQVIINIVRNALDAIEELKDERNGRIDIITRRDGSYAEITIRDNGKGMDHSTKARLFDPFFTTKAAGTGLGLSVSYRIIRNHGGTIRVSSSIGEGTVFNIYLPLVE, from the coding sequence ATGCAAGCGATTCGAAAGCGCTACTTTCCGGCGCTTGCCGAATACATTAGAAGCGGTAGCGAGGCATCGCTTTTTGAAGCAACTGAAATCGGTAAATTGCTTCACGGCATTCATCCGGAAGACATGATTGCGATTCACGAAGAATCGATGCAAATGCTTGTCGCAAACGTAGAATCTGAGGAGGCGTTGAAACTTTACAGCCGGTCTTTTATTTTCCTTATCGAGCTGATGGTCGCATTCAGGTTCCGGCTTCAACCGGAGCAAACGCCTGAGCAGCGGTTTAGCGAAATGCGCGATATGCTGCTGAATTCCCATCGTTCGTTTCGCATGGTAAAAAATAAATACGAGAATGTACTTCAGCACATGGACAGTGGCATCGCGATTTTTGACGGCGATGGGATCTTGTCCTTTATTAATTTACAGATGGCAAAACTACTCGACATCCCCCGCAAAACGCTCATCGGCTGCAGTCTCCGGGAAATACTTGCACATACACAATTAAGGCGGGGTACCAAACGCATTGTACTTCGGCTCTATAAAGAAATGTTTTTGCGAAGGAGCCGGTATTTGGAGTTTCAGGATGCGAACGGTCGGCATTTGCTGGTGACGGTTACGTACGGAGATCAGCTTGACGGCGATTATTTGTTCAGCGTTAAAGATGTTTCGGAGTATAAACAGATCGAGCAGAGCGCCTATCAGAACGATAAACTGGCCATGCTTGGGAAAATCGCGGCTTCCATCGCCCATGAGATCCGAAACCCGCTTACATCGATAAGAGGGTTTATTCAACTGCTTCGCCCACATTTGCTGCAGCTCGGCAAAGAAGAGTACGCGCGTATTATTCTCGCGGAAATCGACAGGGCCAACGATATTATCTATGAATTTCTCAATTCATCGAAGCCTTCGGCTCCGATGAAACAGAAAGTACCCATAGCCTCTTTGCTAAAAGAGGTTATTCTGCTCTGCGAAAGCGAAGCGCTCATGAAAGGCTCTCAAATTCAGTTCGAGTCATATGACGAGGAGCTGACGATCTCGATCGATGTGAAGCAAATCAAGCAAGTTATTATCAATATTGTCCGCAATGCGCTCGATGCGATCGAAGAGCTTAAGGACGAGCGGAACGGCCGCATCGATATCATTACGAGGCGCGACGGGTCATACGCGGAGATAACGATCCGGGACAACGGTAAAGGGATGGACCATTCCACGAAAGCCAGGCTGTTCGATCCTTTCTTCACGACAAAGGCAGCCGGTACGGGGCTAGGGCTTTCGGTGAGCTACCGTATCATCCGAAACCATGGAGGGACCATACGGGTGTCGAGCAGCATCGGAGAAGGAACGGTGTTTAATATCTATTTGCCATTGGTGGAATAA